The following are encoded together in the Novipirellula artificiosorum genome:
- a CDS encoding Lpg1974 family pore-forming outer membrane protein: MPIARNAADCGISPPIKQTRGLRYISRRFKVGSWSLAALLAISSQSAVNGQNAPCPCGPNQYPGSAQYGGSAQYGGSGHYGHGQYQGSTPYHGQGQYQGSSPYYGQGQYNPSNQYYNNGQPIGPGQVMQGRAIAGGQANAGQANVSGQQAPSQAAGDTQTRGRAAGSAAANDAAAARSTGTSNHQLSGPAVNSAPQTEGYVGPMPSGGNWQAPATWSDDSAGMVSGGPVYSGMVSGGPVYSSTVVSNAACAPACAPAPKPTGLYGGFEALLLRPTFDNNVAYVIDPPAGNTLQTYDYDYEFAPRAFLGWQDQCGGYGFRTTFMQLDTDAGPYSATSTELFEPIFVGVQGASGNLFREARAEGDSAGADETLTASHELDLLALDFELTQAFSVRRFQLLAGVGLRYASIDQLMRADAYDVSNAVLASVENDLQVEGVGPTVSLQALRPLGTTRFSLFTGLRGSLLMAETNQQIYNQYYGDWDNNGATPDTLGELTDRATQDEIITALEMQLGLQYQLPLSRRCQLVLRSAYETQTWFDVGGPVDSHSTLSLDGVSFTAGLMF, from the coding sequence ATGCCAATCGCCCGAAACGCGGCTGATTGCGGCATCTCGCCACCAATCAAGCAAACACGCGGACTCCGTTACATCAGTCGTCGCTTTAAGGTCGGTTCATGGTCACTCGCGGCCCTATTGGCGATCAGCAGCCAGAGCGCGGTGAACGGCCAGAACGCGCCCTGCCCCTGCGGCCCCAATCAATATCCCGGCTCTGCCCAATACGGCGGCTCGGCCCAATACGGCGGCTCGGGCCACTACGGTCACGGCCAATACCAAGGCTCGACCCCCTATCACGGCCAAGGCCAATACCAAGGCTCGTCCCCCTATTACGGCCAAGGACAATACAATCCTTCAAACCAATACTACAACAATGGGCAACCCATCGGTCCTGGCCAAGTGATGCAAGGCCGCGCCATTGCCGGTGGCCAAGCCAATGCGGGGCAAGCTAACGTCTCAGGACAACAAGCACCAAGCCAAGCAGCGGGCGACACCCAAACTCGCGGACGCGCCGCCGGTTCGGCAGCCGCCAACGATGCCGCAGCAGCTCGCAGCACGGGGACCAGCAACCATCAATTGTCAGGCCCTGCTGTGAACTCGGCACCGCAAACCGAAGGCTACGTCGGACCGATGCCCAGCGGCGGAAATTGGCAAGCACCGGCGACTTGGTCCGATGATTCCGCTGGAATGGTCTCCGGCGGTCCGGTTTACAGCGGTATGGTTTCCGGCGGTCCGGTTTACAGCAGCACCGTTGTCTCGAATGCAGCATGTGCACCGGCGTGTGCACCGGCGCCAAAACCGACCGGGCTGTATGGTGGCTTCGAAGCGTTGCTGCTGCGACCGACGTTCGACAACAACGTGGCCTACGTGATCGACCCACCGGCGGGAAACACCCTGCAAACCTATGACTACGATTATGAATTCGCACCACGAGCATTCCTTGGTTGGCAAGACCAATGTGGTGGCTACGGATTCCGTACCACGTTCATGCAACTTGACACCGACGCGGGGCCGTACTCGGCGACGTCGACCGAATTGTTTGAACCGATTTTTGTGGGGGTACAAGGTGCTTCGGGGAATCTTTTCCGGGAAGCACGAGCCGAAGGGGACAGCGCCGGTGCGGATGAAACCTTAACGGCCTCTCACGAACTCGATTTGCTCGCACTTGACTTTGAGCTGACACAAGCCTTCAGTGTCCGACGGTTCCAATTGCTGGCAGGTGTCGGTTTGCGATACGCGAGCATCGACCAACTGATGCGAGCGGACGCCTACGACGTATCCAATGCTGTCCTCGCGTCGGTCGAAAACGACTTGCAAGTCGAAGGCGTCGGTCCTACGGTTTCGCTACAAGCCTTACGTCCGCTTGGCACGACGCGTTTCTCGCTGTTCACCGGTTTGCGTGGCTCCCTGCTGATGGCGGAAACGAATCAGCAGATCTACAACCAGTACTACGGTGACTGGGACAACAACGGTGCGACGCCGGATACGCTCGGCGAATTGACCGACCGTGCAACGCAGGACGAGATCATCACGGCTTTGGAAATGCAACTCGGTCTGCAATACCAATTGCCTCTGAGCCGGCGCTGCCAGTTGGTCCTACGGAGTGCCTACGAAACGCAGACGTGGTTTGATGTCGGCGGCCCCGTCGATTCTCACAGCACCTTAAGTCTTGACGGCGTTTCGTTCACCGCAGGCTTGATGTTCTAA
- a CDS encoding class I SAM-dependent methyltransferase has protein sequence MDTTESFEQLAARVSERFRWQWDEILIAGEPFRLAVASDPEGMLIEACERQDAGEQGVIDPFWATTWRAAAGLDRFLEQVKLKQVSVLELGCGTGHAGIAAIRRGANVTLTDGVDDPLMLVRMSVWDFRDRCQVERLRFGIDRIAGPSFPIILGSDVTYLRSLWPELDHCLRDHLAQAGQVFLSDPYRIIANEFRGWIQDKGWHYTEHRVEMEDDPEHPIRVMELRAGGE, from the coding sequence ATGGACACGACCGAATCATTCGAACAACTTGCAGCAAGGGTGAGCGAGCGGTTTCGATGGCAATGGGACGAGATCCTGATCGCGGGAGAGCCTTTTCGATTGGCGGTTGCGTCCGATCCCGAAGGGATGTTGATCGAAGCGTGCGAGCGTCAAGACGCGGGCGAGCAAGGTGTCATCGATCCGTTCTGGGCGACAACCTGGAGGGCTGCCGCGGGATTGGATCGATTTCTTGAACAGGTCAAGCTTAAGCAGGTTTCGGTGCTCGAACTCGGATGTGGGACCGGACACGCAGGCATCGCAGCGATCCGACGAGGCGCAAACGTGACCTTGACCGATGGGGTCGATGACCCGCTGATGCTGGTGAGAATGAGTGTTTGGGATTTTCGGGATCGGTGTCAGGTCGAGCGGCTCCGATTTGGCATTGACCGGATCGCGGGGCCAAGCTTTCCCATCATTCTTGGTAGCGACGTGACCTACCTCAGATCGCTATGGCCGGAATTGGATCATTGTCTTCGTGACCATTTGGCCCAGGCAGGCCAAGTGTTCTTAAGCGATCCGTATCGAATCATTGCCAACGAGTTCCGTGGCTGGATTCAAGACAAGGGTTGGCACTACACCGAGCACCGAGTGGAAATGGAAGACGATCCCGAGCATCCGATCCGAGTGATGGAGCTGCGGGCGGGTGGAGAGTGA
- a CDS encoding thiol-disulfide oxidoreductase DCC family protein encodes MPDLPDPDVHPHTDVVLYDGECSFCCSQVANLRRLDRWGAKLSYLSLHDPRVSERYPDLSSEDLMRQMYVIDTRDRRHGGADAVRYLTRRLPMLWPAAPILHLPCTARLWRWLYDQFALRRYRISGKICDNGRCKIDR; translated from the coding sequence ATGCCCGATCTCCCTGATCCCGATGTGCACCCCCATACGGACGTGGTCCTCTATGACGGCGAGTGTTCGTTTTGTTGCTCGCAAGTCGCCAATCTACGACGTCTGGATCGATGGGGGGCGAAGCTCTCTTACCTGTCCCTCCATGATCCACGTGTTAGCGAGCGGTACCCCGATTTGTCCTCTGAGGACCTGATGCGCCAGATGTATGTCATCGACACTCGCGATCGCCGACATGGCGGCGCCGACGCGGTACGTTACTTGACCCGTCGCCTACCGATGCTTTGGCCCGCAGCACCGATCTTGCACCTGCCGTGTACCGCTCGGCTGTGGCGATGGCTCTACGACCAATTTGCCCTACGACGCTACCGAATCTCCGGCAAGATCTGCGATAACGGTCGCTGCAAGATCGACCGGTAA